TTCTAACAATCTCCATAAATGCTTGGCCAATAAAATCCGCATTGGAGCACCTTCATCGTCGTTCGGTTTGCTCCAAAATGGCCTCCGGTGGGGCTTGAATGGCAATTTCTTATCACAGCTTCCCATTGTTCATCGGGTGTACACCTTCGAATGACCATATCTGCACATCTTCTGAATAGGAGCGGCTCATcccaaaaatagaatttgaGATCATGAAAGAACTTCCTCGTTTGATACTTGTTGAGGCCTTCTGGGGTCACCTTGGCTACTAGGAAATTCACAATGTCAGCATACCAAGGCGACGAACTTTGAGCATAGAAGAGGTGCTCATCGGGGAACTCTTCGTTTATCGGCCTCTTCAAATTCTCGCCTTCAAAGCAATGCTCCAGTCTAGATAAATGGTCGGCTACCACATTCTCACACCCCTTGCGATCTCGGATCTCCAAGTCGAATTCTTGTAGCAAAAGAACCCAACGAATCAGACGAGGCTTGGCATCCACCTTAGCAAACAAAAAGCGGATGGCGGCATGATCAGTGAACACAATAGTTTTCGCTCCAATGAGATATGGGCGAAATTTGTCAAAGGAATACACCACAGCTAGCATCTCCTTTTCCGTGGTAGTGTAGTTTGCCTGAGCTGGATCTAGAGTCCGGCTTGCGTAATAAATCACTCTGAACACTTTATCTCTTTTCTGCCCCAGTGCCGAACCTACAGCTACATCACTGGCGTCGCACATGATCTCGAAAGGTTGAGACCAATCTGGAGCTATGAGCACCGGGGCGCTCACCAACGCCTTCTTCAAAATTTCGAAGGCTTGTAGACAGTCTTCGGAGAAATGGAACTTGACATCCTTAGCCAGCAGGCTAGTCAGAGGGCGAGCTATTTGAGAGAAATCCTTGATGAATCGCCTGTAAAATCCCGCGTGCCCCAAGAAGCTCCTCACAGCTTTCTCATTAGATGGTGGTGGCATTTGCTCAATCGCCACAAATTTGGCTCTATCGACTTCTAGACCTGCACCAGATACTTTGTGCCCAAGCACAATACCATCACGTACCATGAAGTGACATTTCTCCCAGTTTAGCACTAAGTTGGTCTCCTCGCATCTCTGCAATACTCTCGTCAGATTATCCAAGCACTGATCATAAGTCGATCCGAAGACCGAGAAGTCATCCATGAACACCTCCATAATATCTTCCACCATGTCGTGAAAGATGGACATCATACATCTCTGAAATGTGGCTGGAGCATTGCAAAGCCCAAAAGACATCTTCCGGAAGGCGTAGACACCGTATGGACAAATAAAGGCCGACTTGTGTTGGTCCTCCGGAGCGATCAAGATCTGATTGTATCCGGAATATCCATCTAGGAAGCAGTAGTACTCATACCCCCCCAATCTGTCAAGCATCTGATCAATAAATGGGAGAGGGAAATGGTCCTTCCTCGTTGCTGCATTAAGTATCCTGTAGTCTATGCAAACTCGCCACCCGGTCACCAATCTTGTGGCTATCATTTCATCATTGCCACCTTGTATAACAGTCATCCCACCCTTCTTGGCCACGACTTGGGTGGGGCTTACCCAATCACTGTCGGATATCGCATATATGATTCCGGCTTTCAACCACTTCAATACCTCCTTCCTGACCACCTCTTGCATTATCGGATTCAACCTTCTTTGATTCTGCGCCTTAGGCTTAGATCCTTCCTCCAATAGAATTCTGTGCATGCAAACAGTGGGGCTGATTCCTTTGAGGTCCGATATGGACCACCCTATGCTTCCTAAGCACGCGTAGCAGCTTATCGAGTTCAGTAGGAGTAAGTGATGAAGAGACAATTACCGGATACGTCTCCTTCTCTCCTAGAAAAGCATACTTGAGGTGTGAGGGCAGCGGTTTAAGTTCCtccttcttctcttctttctcttcttcttccgcCGGATCTCTAAGTGGTAGAAATTTGTTGTTCCTTCTTGAGATCTCTACACCAGAATTAAGGGCTCCCACAAAATGAAGCATCTCCTCATTGAGCTCGGGCGCTTGCAGGATGTCCGAAGCTATTATGGCCTGTGAAAGGCATTGCTCCAATCTGTCCTGACACGAGATAACCTGGGCAACTTCTCTCACGCAATCATCAACCACCTCGATCACTTTGCACTGCTTTAACCTCCACGTATCGTCATCATCATACCTCAGTATAGCGTCATAAATGGAGAATGTGATGCTCTCTTCATTCAGTCGAAGAGTGAGTTCTCCCTTGTGGACATCAATAAGTGCTCTCCCGGTAGCTAAGAAAGGTCTACCGAGGATAAGTGGGACGTGTTTATCTTCTTCCATATCTAGAACCACAAAGTCGgctggaaaaataaattcccCGACCTTGACTAGGATGTCTTCAACAATCCCCTTCGGGTACGACACTGTTCTGTCCGCCATCTGCAGTGAAATAGTAGTGGGCCTAAGCACTCCGATTTTCAACTTCTGAAAGAAAGAATATGGCATCAGATTGATGCTTGCACCCAGATCACATAGAGCTCTTCCCTCTTGACAATCTCCTACTATGCAAGATATGGTAAAACTCCCGGGATCCTTCAACTTTGCCGGCAGCTTCTTCTGAATAATGGCGCTGCAGCTCTCCGTTAGATTAACCGTCTCATATTCCATCCATCGTCTCTTGTTGGAGACCACATCCTTTAGAAACTTAGCGTAGCTGGGCATCTGCTGTAGTGCCTCCACCAGAGGAATGTTGATCTGCACCTTTCTGAATATGTCCAAGAATCTTGAAAACTGAGCAtccgtcttcttcttctgcacCCGTTGAGGATAAGGGATCCTCACTTCAGCCGGAGTGTGAACTGCAGGAGTTGTAGACGGAGCTGGAACTGTGTTCTCCTTAGGTGGAATAGTGACCTGAACCGTCTCCGGTTCATCTTCTTCGACTAGCTCCTCCTCTTCAATGGGTTTCTCTGCTGTTTTCCCTGCATTCGCTGAGGGCATTGAGGGTCCCTCATAGCTCGTCCCACTCCGCAAGTTGATAGCTTTGCAGTCCTTGGGGTTGACAATGGTGTTGGACGGGAATTTTCCCGGTTGAGTAAGAGTACTCACAGTCTGGGAAATCTGGCTAATCTGAACATCAATGTTCTTCAAATGAGTGGCCATTCCTTGTACATCCGTCTCGACCTTCTGCATCCTCTGATTGTTCTGCTCCATCACCTTGTTGGATTGTAGCATAAAGGACTTAAGTATGTCCTCCGTGGTCATCTTCTTAGGATCGTTGACCATCCCATCAGTAATTGTAAATCCCGGGGGAGGTTGCAAGGCATTATTGGGGTTCCCATAAGAGAGATTGGGATGCCCCTTGTTCCCATAGTGGTTGTATCCTCCACTATTAAAGTTTGGGCGTGAATTGTTGTAATACCTGTTGCCCCCTTGCTGCACATAGTTCGCATCTTCCATGTTTCCTTGTGGTTCTTGAGACGGTTGCCCCATCGCCATGCAGTCGAACTTCATAGTTAATGCATCCAATTTGTCGGATAAAGTGCTCATTGTATCATGGTCCGTGGTATAAGCAACTCTATGCACCTTACTCCTTCCGTTGCTCCATCCTTCATCACTGGATGCAAGTTCTTCAATCACCTCCATCGCCTCCTGCTCTCCTTTCTTAAGCAGATTACCTCCCGCACTGAGATTTAGCTCCCGT
The genomic region above belongs to Salvia hispanica cultivar TCC Black 2014 chromosome 3, UniMelb_Shisp_WGS_1.0, whole genome shotgun sequence and contains:
- the LOC125209138 gene encoding uncharacterized protein LOC125209138, which codes for MVHKFLEKFYPPSEAIKRQHEIIGFQMSPTETIKDAWGRFKALLKRCPNHGLTPTVQVITFFKGCIPEAQRELNLSAGGNLLKKGEQEAMEVIEELASSDEGWSNGRSKVHRVAYTTDHDTMSTLSDKLDALTMKFDCMAMGQPSQEPQGNMEDANYVQQGGNRYYNNSRPNFNSGGYNHYGNKGHPNLSYGNPNNALQPPPGFTITDGMVNDPKKMTTEDILKSFMLQSNKVMEQNNQRMQKVETDVQGMATHLKNIDVQISQISQTVSTLTQPGKFPSNTIVNPKDCKAINLRSGTSYEGPSMPSANAGKTAEKPIEEEELVEEDEPETVQVTIPPKENTVPAPSTTPAVHTPAEVRIPYPQRVQKKKTDAQFSRFLDIFRKVQINIPLVEALQQMPSYAKFLKDVVSNKRRWMEYETVNLTESCSAIIQKKLPAKLKDPGSFTISCIVGDCQEGRALCDLGASINLMPYSFFQKLKIGVLRPTTISLQMADRTVSYPKGIVEDILVKVGEFIFPADFVVLDMEEDKHVPLILGRPFLATGRALIDVHKGELTLRLNEESITFSIYDAILRYDDDDTWRLKQCKVIEVVDDCVREVAQVISCQDRLEQCLSQAIIASDILQAPELNEEMLHFVGALNSGVEISRRNNKFLPLRDPAEEEEKEEKKEELKPLPSHLKYAFLGEKETYPVIVSSSLTPTELDKLLRVLRKHRVVHIGPQRNQPHCLHAQNSIGGRI